In Clarias gariepinus isolate MV-2021 ecotype Netherlands chromosome 21, CGAR_prim_01v2, whole genome shotgun sequence, the sequence GGAATATGATAGGAATTGCTTATCCTGACTGGTGAATTATGACTGTTTCAAATCATTGGAGGAATATTGTGAATTGAGTACATAATAGGTTATGATTATCACGAACCATAGTTTTAAATTTTGTGTTAAGCCATCTTTTTTTCAGGTGACCTGAAGTGTTTAATATCCaagtgtactgttttttttttgtttgtttgattgtttgtttgttttgtttttttggacagGATGATTTTTGTTTAGGAAGGatgtgtaaatactgtaaaatttgTTTCACTCCCGTTTTCATTTTTCAGGATTTGATGTtctttctcatttatttatctgcATTAAATGTGAACTTTTTTTAAGCTGGTAAAGCAGCCATGTACTTCAGTGTACCTGGTTTGATGAATTAGCCTTACTAATTGACTGCTTCTGTGTTAGGAAAGTAAGCAAACAAACCTCTCCCATGTCCATAGCTACACAAAAAAAGTGGCCTTTTCAGCTgctaaaaatgcattgttttattttcagtagttttaaaaaaggagtATTTTTATGTGAAGGGTATTTTTGGAGTTATCATGTATCCAGTGTTGTGTAGCTGGTCCCGTCTTAAAAGAGGAATTGCAACCTTTTGTATAAGGAAAATTGTAACttgattgaaaaataaaatgtgtttattgatattaattataactgtgttcttacTGAGATTTTTGGATTTCTCATAAACAGTTGAGTTAAGTTGTCTAAACACTACTGTAAGATTACTGTGGATGATACACACAGATATCCTAACCTGAAGACTGTGATTGCCAAAAAATGTTCACACTATCCAGTGCCACCCAGAGGAAGATTGGATGTCTTTTGAGTGAAGCTGCCCTCCCCCAgagcatgtttaaaaatgtcttaGACGAAGCGCATTGCCAGACGTTGTATCTGCCTGagatttcttttaataaatttaattgatCTAGCttcttaaaatgtaaacaatctGGTAACTACTTCAACCCTGACTAGGCaggtgcaaaacaaaaaaaaaacaacaaaaaaaaaacagtatgacTAATTATGTTACTTTTGATTATGGAAGTCTATGTGATCATCAAAATTGTAATCTGAGATAGTtggttaaatgtaaaattcaggtctgatcagtttattGGGACCTTCGCATAACTATGCTTAACACAACCAAAAGTTGTAAGAAGTTTTTAAAGGAAGCTAGAAACGCATAGCAAGCACAACAATATAGCTAAATTATAACTTGGTATCATTTAGaaaattataagtaaaaaaattgttaaattagGTTAAAAActcacaaaattaaaatgacagaaaagcaaaaaaaagttggcaagaaaagtaaaaaagaaaaaacttcctGTTTCCTCCAGGGGGCAGTATGGAGGCATAGCTTTCTCCTCCATGCCTCAGACTGCAGTCTCTTTTCACTGGGGACATCATACGTGTGACCATGCAGTCTCTCTTTTGCTAGCATCCTGCCTGTCAGCTTAATAGCTGTTGATATCGGCACACTCTCTTCAAGAACAAATGTGCAGCAGTTTGCCTAAGTCACTAAATCAGTGATGTAGAGATTTGCcctaaaataagacaaaaatcggttgttaataataataataataataatacaataaaaaaagtttgatgACTGTTTTTGAGCAAAGTTAAACATGAGGTAAAGTGAAATTTACAATgaaatgaacatacagtatacgaGAGAAATTGACCAGCTTATGTTGAAACGGTAAGATTTGGTGGAGTTGGCGGTGGGAGGGGGGGTTTGTGACACAGTTTCACAGTTTTTTCAGAAGACCAGACAGTCAGGTGAGCTCATCCACTACTGCACTTACAAGGACATATGTCTGACAGACATTACAGATATAAAGCTTTCCCTCTAATATTAGACACGCAGCCAGCATGTTCCTGATGTTTTTATGTTTCTCTTAAATAGTGCTGACTCATGCTCCACTGGCGTCTTAGCCTTAAAAGGCAATGAGTCAAAGGCAGGGCTTCAGTACACCCCCCCTCCACCACCCTCCACTTTCACATCTACTGTGCTGAGTGATGCTGCTTTACCACCCTGCTGCTCCATATAGTCTGCCTCACACTGCAGTGGTTCAGCTTTCCGTCTCACAAATAATGACAATTTCACACTCCTAACACTTTGTCAAAAAGCCTGCTCTTTGTCATTTTTAGGTAGAGACATGACGGCAGAAGCAGTTTGGAGGCTGAGTCTGCACCTGCTTTGCGTTTTTTCCCCTCATCTGGCTCTTATCGGAGGAGTATCTGTCTGATGCCGTGTTGGCACATCTGATTGGGTATGCAGACTCTGTACTGAGCATGCCAGCCTGTGACAGGGACTGCATTGCAGCGCTGCTCGCCTGGCACGCTCCATTTGTCTGCCTTTAATGTAAATAATCGGAGGTGGGATGGGGAGGGGGCTCCTGATGGATTATGTGACTGCGCCTGTTTCAGTCTCGGAGGATGACATGAGATGAATTCTCCCATTTCTCCCTTCTTCCCCATCTCTTGATTGCTCTAATAAAAGTAAGCCATTGCTTTGGCTTTGCCCAGCTTTTTGTCTCTATAGCACATGCACGAGTTATACTCTGCAGGGCAATTATCTGCATCAgcctcattctctctctccctgttctcttttgctctctctctccctcactctccaTGTGTCCTTAAATGACTTTCTCTCagtctccctccctccccctctctcccccgtctctgtgtctgtgcctatagcctctctctcccgctctgtgacatacagtagatgGTGCATCGATTGCACACAGACGCTCGCTTTCCCTCTTGCTAGGAAGTCCTGTGTAGAGAGGCGAGGATGGATTGagacacatctctctctctctctctctctttctttcctgctCTCCTTCATTCTGCTGAGCTAATGTGAGGAGCCAGTCTGCCTTCTCTATCCCTTCTCGGAGGATTCTGCTCTAGAGGTCAGGTAGTGGGATGGTGGGACAGGGAGGGAGGGTAGGGCTGGTGGGTCAGTTTGCAGCTTCTTCTGAATACTTCTCACAAGCTAATTCAGAGTTACTAAACATATAGTCTGTGCTAGTGCTAGAGGAGAGAGTGTGGCGTTTAGTAGGGGAGTTGCTGTGCAGTATTTTTCCTCCAGGTTTCTATTTCCATTTGGTTGTCCTCTGGGATACAAAAGAGCCAGGATCACAGCAAGTTCTTACTTTTAGGAATAAGGTCGaatcctgtttttgttttttgttttttttgttctggaacTTTTCCCGTTTGTCCTGTGTATTGATATTCTGTGTGGAATGTCTTTTTGCAGATGCCCACTGGGAATTCTGTAGAGATCTGAAGCTGGCGCAATGGCTCAGCTCCTGCACATGGAGATCCCCAACTTTGGCAGTGCGGTGCTGGACAGCCTCAACGAGCAGCGGCTGCTGGGCCAGCACTGTGATGTGGCCATTATGGTGAACGGGCAGGCCTTTAAGGCCCACCGCGCTGTGCTGGCTGCCAGCAGCCTTTACTTCCGTGACCTCTTCAGTGACAGCAGCCAGACTCTGTTTGAACTGCCCTCTTCTGTGGCCCCGTCCTGTTTCCAGCAGATTCTGTCTTTCTGTTACACAGGCAGAATGACAGTGACAGCCAGTGACCAGCTCATGGTCATGTACACAGCCGGTTACCTGCAGATCCAGAACATTGTGGAGCGTGGGATGGACTTGATGTTCAAGGCCAATGCTCCATTCTGTGACTCGCAGACATCTGCCACAGACGATCCTCCCAGcccaaacaacaacaacgccTCACTGTTGCTAGGCGACCGGCCTACGGCTGTCTGTAAAATTAAAGAAGAGAAGCTGGAGACCCCTGTGTGTACTCAGAGCGGTGAGCTCAAGCAAACCGAGGATGATGCCAAGGGACTCAGGAGCAGATCTTTGAGGGGGAGTGCACTTTTCTATACCACTGGTGCAGGAAACGGGACCCTGAGTGTAGTACACCCATATGAGCACTCGTCACGAGATCACTCAAGCCCCGGAGCCTCCAGCCTGCCCACCACGGACAGCCCCACTTCCCATCAGAACGAGGAAGAGGACTTTGAAGATGACTCGTATGAGAACCTTACCAGTGGGAAGATCTATGGTGTCTCAGCCAGTCTCTATGGCAGTAAATGTCAGAATGGatgaatttttaaatacatatggCTAAACATTTAGGATTGAAGTCCCTCTGATACTATGTATTtgtctctcctctcctcctagTGCATGAGAAGATGGAGGCATCTTCCCTGCCTCCATCCCTGGAGAGCCGTTTCTGCACGCTGCTCGGAGGGGACAGGGAAGCGCTTCCTGCCGGACTTATCAGTCAGATTGGCTACCGCTGCCACCCTGCACTCTACACAGAGGGTGATCCAGGAGAGAGGCTGGAGCTGATAGCAGGTAAGGCCTCGGCTCTGCAATTCTATCCCATTTCAGAAAAAGCTTATCAGCTGACTGAGTAGGATAGCTTGCTTAGAGAGTTGAAACCTCATTGTTTCTTTGTTGTTGGGGTTGTGAAAGGATCTGGTGTGTTCATGACACGTGGGCAGCTGATGAATTGCCACTTGTGTGCTGGGGTCAAGCACAAAGTCCTTCTTCGGCGCCTGCTTGCTGCTTTTTTTGACAGGTCTGTAAAGTGTTGCTATTATGTACCTTTGTGTTTTGCCATGTATACCTTTGGTTTATCAAATAAATGCTGTTAACATTAGGATGTATCACAACATCAGCAGTATCTGCAATATAGATTTCCAAAGAATCAGTGATGTATGTGATAAACATGGCTGTTAGTGAAATGTTCAGTGTGTGCCCCACTGTGGCTGACTGTGGTATGACAACTGCAGAAATACACTGGCAGACAGCTGTGGGACAGGCATCCGCTCCTCCAACTGTGATCCCAATCGCAAACCTCTGGACAGCCGCATACTCAATACAGTCAAACGTGAGTTATCTTTAGCTCCTCATGTGCAATTGcgtttactttaaaaagtcaggattgctaaataataattttggccAAAGTGTCCAGTTTCGATATTAGTCaaactttttcacatagagcAGGATAAGTCCACTGTAAACTGTACTGCatgctttacattttaaaatgtgcagCTCACAAAGAATTTCTAAACTTGTAATACAGAATATCAGAGGAAGACTGACTCATGAGTTGAACTGCAGTTTTATCATGAAATGAGCAGTATGGATGTTTGGGAATCTCAATCTCAGGCTTTATTTACAATCTTCTGACCTGAACCTTAGCTCCACCCCCTAACCCAGACTTTAATAGGAAACTCATAGGCATATGTATTTTCTTTTGAACAAGGATGGAAGACACATTAAGGAAGAGGcttgtgtatattttatttgcaatttCACTTCAGGCACTAAAGACTCTAAAAATAACAAACTGCTTCTCTAATTGAGCTGGACAATATTCATAAGAATTCTCCtacttttttccctctcttttctctttaaaGTTTACTGTCAGAACTTTGCCCCAAACTTCAAGGAGAGTGAGATGAATGTGATCGCCGCAGACATGTGCACCAACGCGCGCCGGGTTCGTAAGCGCTGGCTGCCCAAGATCAAGTCTATGCTTCCCGAGGCAATTGAAGTGTACAGGGGCTCTGTTGTGTTAGGCCAGGTAGATGGAGTCACCCAGCCCAGTCCTTCCTTCCTATTTGAGTCTGACTTCAAACACTTGGCCCAGGCAAACCTTACACTGGAGCAGCATCTCTACGGTGACTGCAGAGAGACACTGAGAAATCACTTCCCTGGGGCTGTCATTGAGGAGAGAGCCAGCACAGAGACAAGCAAGGCTGAAGCGCTGCGATCACGCTCTGGGGACAATCCAGACGATGCAGCTCCCAGAGTTCTGGAGAGCTCAGAGAGAGAAGGGACAGTCCTCGCCCTCAACCCAGCCAGTAAGAGAGTTGATGGGGACAGTAGCAGCCCCAAAAGCCAACCGGAGGAACACAGTGAAGAGCAAGCACTGGTAGAAGACCAGTGAATTCTCCTTTTCCACACCATTCTAACCTTatctattctttaaaaaaaaggagtgcTATCACTAATTACATGGCTTCTTGCCAGTTAAATAACATGTCAAAATCTGCACGATGGACACTGACATGCAATGAATATATGAAAGAACTTCAATGACAAATACAGCATTTTGCAAAAAGCTGTAAGTGCTAAAGCCGTAATTTATCATAAgtaatactctctctctctctcttacacgcaaacacacacacacacacacacccacacacaaacacacccacacgcacgcacgcacacacacacacacacataaacacacacacacacacacacacacacacacacacattcataaatACATGCGAACATCCGACTGAGTGGATTGTTATGCATGTGATGCTCAGCATTTTACCAACTACTCTTCCTTTGAATGACCCTTACGAAACAAATGGACAACTGGTTCATGTTGATGGACCACTGCATGGCAAGAAAAAAGCTGAACCTGTTCATTAACATGACATACATTGCTTCAGATATCAAAGCTGTACTGCTGGGTTTGGACTATAACAGGAGGAGAGTATAGagatactttattaaaaaaaaacagctgactGTGGGACTGCTGACTTGAACACAGAGTAGGAAGCAGAACAGAGAACATCAGTTCTCTGGAGAGAGAAATGCTGGACTCTCACTTTCTCCTCCCatgctctttttttcctctataTTCGCTTGGGCTCAAGCTGCTGTATTGTACATGCTTGCCTGATTTTTGCATATCAGCTGGTCTGGAAAATTGAATTACTGTTGGATTTTGAAGTGAAATAAAGGAAAGTATTATTTTGAGGGAAATATTAGTACTGCATCTTCATAATTTACACATGGGGACTGTAATCATGACAATTTACCTTGCTGACTAAGCAACTAATCAACATATATTGTGCAGCCATTTTAAGGCCTCCTTTTCATCCTTAGACATTATGTTGACTCCATCTCTGGGCTCCCTACTGGTAAGTTTGTCTCCTTAACTCTCgatctgcaaaaaaacaaaaaaaaaacagaaatagcatgtttctaaaaatttttgcaattatttattatctatGTCAAAACCATATGACCAAATTAATATTAGTGCAGATAATCACCTTAGACAATTAAATAGTAAACAAGTGGGTGTACGGAGTGATGTACTGGTTTGCTGTTGGCTAATAATTTGCTCATTTGGATCCATCAGCTTCTCAATGAGGATCTGCTGAGGCAGGTTTATTGGACAAGCGGGCAAATCAAAATCAGGAATGGCGCGACACTGCCTGCAGTTTTTCAGGTGCTCATTTTCCAACCGAAAGAAATTCCAGATTGAACGCCTGGAAAATAcatgacaaaacaaaaagaaatgtaatttgattcaattcaacttaaatatattgaattaaACGAAATTAAATTAGTTGGTTTCCTcagaaacaatatttaaaagtatatggatttttgaaaacattaattcaaattcaaaacagaGTCAAGTTACTGCAATGGTGAGATTCACATGAGCAACTTTAAGAATCAATACATATTTAGTGCCTTACTGTAAAGTAAATCTAACCTGAGGACCTCCAGTGGAGCCAGTATGGCACTAGCAGTAACAGCAGCAGCTGAATCTTTCATCTGAGCCAAGAGGATATTAATAGCCCAAGAGATCCGCAGTAGCACATCTGCTAACATGGCTGCATAGTAATATACCTAAAAAAGCCGCAtaaattaactgaatttaaataaaatgaataccaGAACTCTAAGATGCATGTCTAAGTGTTCAACTGTGATAGATTTAATATGATTAAAGTATATTTATCAATGTGTAATGTCCATTCAAGTTCTAATTTTAGTCCAGCTAGACTTCTATATATAACAGCATGTCTAGAAGTATTGGGTGTATCACATTACACCGCACCTACACAGCACATCTCAATCttatctgtgaaaaaaaaattttgtttttaaagacagATGCATTTGTATATTAAACCTCTTGGGAGTAAAGTAGCTCCTTTTTCAGAAGTCCATTTCCTTGCAGCAGTCCCCAGTCCATCCTTAGGTCCCAGCTCA encodes:
- the LOC128509503 gene encoding nucleus accumbens-associated protein 2 isoform X1; translation: MAQLLHMEIPNFGSAVLDSLNEQRLLGQHCDVAIMVNGQAFKAHRAVLAASSLYFRDLFSDSSQTLFELPSSVAPSCFQQILSFCYTGRMTVTASDQLMVMYTAGYLQIQNIVERGMDLMFKANAPFCDSQTSATDDPPSPNNNNASLLLGDRPTAVCKIKEEKLETPVCTQSGELKQTEDDAKGLRSRSLRGSALFYTTGAGNGTLSVVHPYEHSSRDHSSPGASSLPTTDSPTSHQNEEEDFEDDSYENLTSGKIYGVSASLYGSKLHEKMEASSLPPSLESRFCTLLGGDREALPAGLISQIGYRCHPALYTEGDPGERLELIAGSGVFMTRGQLMNCHLCAGVKHKVLLRRLLAAFFDRNTLADSCGTGIRSSNCDPNRKPLDSRILNTVKLYCQNFAPNFKESEMNVIAADMCTNARRVRKRWLPKIKSMLPEAIEVYRGSVVLGQVDGVTQPSPSFLFESDFKHLAQANLTLEQHLYGDCRETLRNHFPGAVIEERASTETSKAEALRSRSGDNPDDAAPRVLESSEREGTVLALNPASKRVDGDSSSPKSQPEEHSEEQALVEDQ
- the LOC128509503 gene encoding nucleus accumbens-associated protein 2 isoform X2, whose protein sequence is MAQLLHMEIPNFGSAVLDSLNEQRLLGQHCDVAIMVNGQAFKAHRAVLAASSLYFRDLFSDSSQTLFELPSSVAPSCFQQILSFCYTGRMTVTASDQLMVMYTAGYLQIQNIVERGMDLMFKANAPFCDSQTSATDDPPSPNNNNASLLLGDRPTAVCKIKEEKLETPVCTQSGELKQTEDDAKGLRSRSLRGSALFYTTGAGNGTLSVVHPYEHSSRDHSSPGASSLPTTDSPTSHQNEEEDFEDDSYENLTSGKIYGVSASLYGMHEKMEASSLPPSLESRFCTLLGGDREALPAGLISQIGYRCHPALYTEGDPGERLELIAGSGVFMTRGQLMNCHLCAGVKHKVLLRRLLAAFFDRNTLADSCGTGIRSSNCDPNRKPLDSRILNTVKLYCQNFAPNFKESEMNVIAADMCTNARRVRKRWLPKIKSMLPEAIEVYRGSVVLGQVDGVTQPSPSFLFESDFKHLAQANLTLEQHLYGDCRETLRNHFPGAVIEERASTETSKAEALRSRSGDNPDDAAPRVLESSEREGTVLALNPASKRVDGDSSSPKSQPEEHSEEQALVEDQ